The following are from one region of the Cloacibacterium sp. TD35 genome:
- a CDS encoding UDP-N-acetylmuramoyl-L-alanyl-D-glutamate--2,6-diaminopimelate ligase, which yields MILSELLHKIPVLETFENLNSEVSELVFDSRKVTEGSLYVAIKGTVSDGHSYISSAIEKGAKTIVCEVLPENLIDGINYIQVKNSSKALGKLASNFYGNPSENLKLIGITGTNGKTTASTLLFDIFKNLGYQSALISTVEYRIGDEIIPSTHTTPDVIRLNQMLAKAVENGCEYAFMEVSSHGIHQDRIEGLHFAVAGFTNLTHDHLDYHKTFEEYLKTKKRFFDELPESAVAITNADDKNGDVMLQNTKAKKKDYALKTLADYHGKILEVDFNGMLLNFNGKEFWTTLTGKFNVYNLLLAFAISVELGFNEEEVLQAISTLKRVNGRFETIKSDGGIFFIVDYAHTPDALENVLDSINEIRTKNERLITVFGCGGDRDQAKRPEMGKIATRKSTLAIITTDNPRTENPQDIIKEIEAGVEPQNFSKYTSIPDRREAIKMAIKFAEPKDIVLVAGKGHETYQEINGVRHHFDDKETIVELYKLMSK from the coding sequence ATGATTTTATCAGAATTATTACATAAAATTCCCGTTTTAGAAACTTTTGAAAATTTAAATTCTGAGGTTTCAGAACTCGTTTTCGATAGCAGAAAAGTTACCGAAGGTTCGCTCTATGTTGCTATAAAAGGAACCGTTTCAGACGGACATTCTTATATTTCTTCGGCGATTGAAAAGGGAGCGAAAACAATTGTTTGCGAAGTTTTACCCGAAAATTTAATCGATGGAATTAACTATATTCAAGTTAAAAATTCATCTAAAGCTTTAGGCAAACTTGCTTCTAATTTTTATGGAAATCCTTCTGAAAATCTAAAGTTAATCGGAATTACAGGCACCAACGGAAAAACCACCGCTTCTACTCTACTTTTTGATATTTTCAAAAATTTAGGTTACCAAAGCGCACTCATTTCTACCGTAGAGTACAGAATTGGAGATGAAATCATTCCATCTACACATACCACTCCAGATGTAATTCGTTTGAACCAAATGTTGGCAAAAGCTGTAGAAAACGGTTGCGAATATGCTTTTATGGAAGTTTCTTCACACGGAATTCATCAAGACAGAATTGAGGGTTTACACTTTGCTGTAGCGGGTTTCACCAATCTTACTCATGATCATCTTGATTATCATAAAACGTTTGAAGAATATCTTAAAACCAAAAAAAGATTCTTCGATGAGTTGCCAGAATCTGCAGTAGCGATTACCAATGCTGATGATAAAAACGGTGATGTAATGCTACAAAATACCAAAGCGAAAAAGAAAGATTACGCTTTGAAAACTTTGGCAGATTATCATGGGAAAATTTTGGAAGTAGACTTCAATGGAATGCTTCTGAATTTCAACGGAAAAGAATTTTGGACGACTTTAACGGGGAAATTCAATGTTTATAATTTACTTCTAGCTTTTGCTATTTCAGTGGAATTAGGATTCAATGAAGAAGAAGTTTTACAAGCGATTTCAACTCTAAAAAGAGTAAACGGAAGATTTGAAACCATAAAATCTGATGGCGGAATTTTCTTCATCGTAGATTATGCTCACACTCCAGATGCTTTGGAAAATGTATTAGATTCTATCAACGAAATCAGAACCAAAAACGAAAGATTAATCACTGTTTTCGGTTGTGGCGGAGACAGAGATCAAGCAAAGAGACCAGAAATGGGAAAAATTGCAACCAGAAAATCTACTTTGGCCATTATTACCACAGACAATCCGAGAACTGAAAATCCTCAAGATATTATCAAAGAAATTGAGGCGGGTGTAGAACCGCAGAATTTCAGCAAATACACTTCTATTCCAGACAGAAGAGAAGCGATAAAAATGGCGATAAAATTCGCTGAGCCTAAAGATATTGTTCTCGTAGCAGGAAAAGGCCACGAAACGTATCAAGAAATCAATGGAGTGAGACATCATTTTGATGATAAAGAAACGATTGTAGAGTTATATAAATTAATGAGTAAATAA
- a CDS encoding GNAT family N-acetyltransferase, whose translation MKDIIWKIKSFEELSIHELYEILKVRQEVFVVEQTCYYLDADGYDQKALHIFAEKEGKVVAYCRIFPEGIKYPETSIGRVLTHPDFRNLKLGKTLISFALEAIKTRFNTTECRISAQDYLIKFYSDFGFQDTGKKYLEDDIPHTEMARK comes from the coding sequence ATGAAAGACATTATCTGGAAAATAAAATCATTCGAAGAGTTATCTATTCATGAGTTGTATGAAATTTTGAAAGTGAGACAAGAGGTTTTCGTGGTAGAGCAAACTTGTTATTACTTAGATGCTGATGGTTATGACCAGAAAGCGCTTCATATTTTTGCTGAAAAAGAAGGAAAAGTGGTTGCATATTGCAGGATTTTCCCCGAAGGGATAAAATATCCAGAAACTTCTATTGGAAGAGTTCTGACGCATCCTGATTTCAGAAATTTAAAACTAGGAAAAACCCTTATCAGTTTTGCTTTAGAAGCTATAAAAACTAGATTTAATACTACAGAATGCAGAATTTCTGCACAAGATTATCTCATTAAATTTTATAGTGATTTTGGATTCCAAGATACAGGGAAAAAATATTTGGAAGATGATATTCCACATACAGAAATGGCGAGAAAATAA
- the mraY gene encoding phospho-N-acetylmuramoyl-pentapeptide-transferase: MLYYLYEYLTNHGIHIPGLNLLKYISFRAAFAVLFSLLIALVYGKKIINYLRNKQMGELVRDLGLEGQKQKEGTPTMGGLIIIFATIIPVLLFTKFNIYVLLLIVSMLWMGAIGFIDDYLKKVKKNKDGLSGIFKIIGQVGLGLIVGVTMYFHPDITIKRKYADAHEINRTSVSQNFAPAERETISTVPFMKNNEFDYSKILFWMDESSQEEWAWIIFIPLVIFIVTAVSNGANITDGIDGLAAGTSVVILGTLAFFAYLSGNIIFADYLNIMFLPNMGETTIFAVALIGATIGFFWYNTYPAQVFMGDTGSLMLGGVIAVLAIILRKELLIPVLCGIFLIENLSVMLQVAVFKYRKKKYGLEYAQNNRLFKMSPLHHHYQKSGFHESKIVNRMIIIGVMLAIICLITLKIR; encoded by the coding sequence ATGTTGTACTATCTATACGAATATCTTACCAATCACGGAATTCACATTCCTGGATTAAACTTACTGAAATACATCTCTTTCAGAGCGGCTTTTGCTGTGCTTTTTTCATTGCTGATTGCTCTGGTTTATGGTAAAAAAATCATCAATTATCTGCGTAACAAACAGATGGGAGAATTGGTAAGAGATCTCGGGTTAGAAGGACAAAAACAAAAAGAGGGTACACCAACTATGGGAGGCTTAATCATCATTTTTGCCACCATTATTCCTGTACTTTTATTTACAAAATTTAATATTTACGTTCTTCTGTTGATTGTTTCCATGCTTTGGATGGGCGCCATCGGCTTTATAGACGATTATCTCAAAAAAGTAAAGAAAAATAAAGACGGCTTAAGCGGAATTTTTAAAATTATAGGACAAGTTGGTTTAGGATTAATCGTAGGAGTAACCATGTATTTTCACCCAGACATTACCATCAAAAGAAAATATGCTGATGCTCACGAAATCAACAGAACAAGCGTTTCTCAAAACTTTGCTCCAGCAGAAAGAGAAACCATTTCCACTGTTCCATTTATGAAAAACAATGAGTTTGATTACAGCAAAATTCTTTTCTGGATGGACGAATCTTCACAAGAAGAATGGGCTTGGATTATTTTTATCCCACTGGTAATTTTCATTGTGACAGCGGTTTCTAATGGAGCCAATATTACAGACGGAATTGATGGACTTGCTGCAGGAACAAGTGTGGTGATTTTAGGAACACTTGCATTTTTTGCCTATCTATCTGGAAACATCATTTTCGCTGATTATCTGAATATTATGTTCCTACCAAACATGGGAGAAACCACCATTTTCGCAGTTGCTTTAATTGGAGCAACCATAGGATTTTTCTGGTACAACACTTATCCAGCTCAAGTTTTTATGGGCGACACTGGTAGTTTGATGTTAGGAGGTGTAATTGCTGTTTTGGCAATTATTTTAAGAAAAGAATTATTGATTCCAGTTTTATGTGGAATTTTCTTAATCGAAAATCTTTCAGTAATGCTGCAAGTAGCGGTTTTTAAATACAGAAAGAAAAAGTACGGATTAGAGTACGCTCAGAATAACAGATTGTTTAAAATGTCTCCACTTCATCACCATTATCAGAAAAGTGGTTTCCATGAAAGCAAAATTGTTAACAGAATGATTATCATAGGAGTTATGTTGGCGATTATTTGTTTAATAACACTGAAAATTAGATAA
- a CDS encoding alpha/beta fold hydrolase translates to MIFNTKKEKKYTFIESGEGHPMVLLHGLMGGLSNFDKMITYFSEKGYKVYVPQLPIYDLPVLNTNLTSIAKYVARFIKDKIGQPVTLMGNSMGGHIGLILTLANPELVHSLVLTGSSGLYEKSFGETFPRRGDRDYIKKKTEEVFFDPKVATDELVDEVFAVVNDRMKGIKTVLLAKSAIKHNMLHDLPKIKQPTCIIWGKQDGVTPPDVAEEMDRQIPNSDLFWLDECGHAAMMEKPEEFNEILYNWLKDKI, encoded by the coding sequence ATGATTTTTAATACCAAAAAGGAGAAGAAATATACATTTATAGAAAGCGGAGAAGGTCATCCTATGGTACTTCTACATGGATTGATGGGAGGCTTAAGTAATTTTGATAAAATGATTACTTATTTCTCAGAAAAAGGTTACAAAGTTTATGTTCCGCAGCTTCCTATTTATGATTTGCCAGTGCTGAATACTAATCTTACCAGCATTGCAAAATATGTAGCAAGATTTATAAAAGATAAAATAGGACAACCCGTAACTTTAATGGGGAATTCTATGGGAGGCCATATTGGCCTTATTCTAACATTAGCTAATCCAGAGTTAGTCCATTCTTTAGTTTTAACAGGAAGTTCTGGTTTATACGAAAAAAGTTTTGGAGAAACCTTTCCAAGAAGAGGTGACAGAGACTATATCAAAAAGAAAACAGAAGAAGTTTTCTTTGACCCGAAAGTAGCTACAGATGAATTAGTAGATGAGGTTTTCGCAGTGGTAAATGATAGAATGAAAGGCATTAAAACAGTGCTTTTAGCGAAAAGTGCTATTAAGCATAACATGCTCCATGATTTGCCAAAAATAAAACAGCCAACTTGTATTATTTGGGGAAAACAAGATGGAGTAACTCCACCAGATGTGGCAGAAGAAATGGATAGGCAAATTCCTAATTCAGACTTGTTCTGGTTAGATGAATGCGGTCACGCTGCGATGATGGAAAAACCAGAAGAGTTTAATGAAATTCTTTACAACTGGTTAAAAGATAAAATTTAG
- a CDS encoding response regulator, protein MFSKILIAEDHEIRNLGVIKTLEELQIKNYEFVSYCDDAITKLKTAISEENPYDLLITDLSFDGDSRVQKLTSGQELITEVRQLLPDIKIIAFSIEKKPSIIDELFKKHHINGFVSKGRNDAKELKNAIKKVYEDKIVIPQEIINSIRNNSFEFTNYDVHLVELLAKGWRQQEIEDHFKSNHIKPDSRSSIEKRLSELRENLDAKNNIEMVVICKDLGII, encoded by the coding sequence ATGTTTAGCAAAATACTAATAGCCGAAGACCACGAAATTAGAAATCTAGGAGTCATCAAAACTCTAGAAGAATTACAAATTAAAAACTATGAATTTGTAAGCTACTGTGATGACGCAATTACTAAATTAAAAACTGCAATTTCAGAAGAAAACCCATATGATTTACTGATTACCGATTTATCTTTTGATGGGGATTCTCGCGTACAAAAACTCACTTCTGGTCAGGAGCTTATCACCGAAGTAAGACAATTACTGCCCGATATTAAAATCATCGCTTTTTCTATCGAGAAAAAACCTTCAATCATTGATGAACTTTTTAAAAAACACCATATCAATGGCTTTGTGAGCAAAGGTAGAAATGACGCCAAAGAATTAAAAAACGCCATCAAAAAAGTATATGAGGATAAAATTGTTATTCCTCAAGAAATTATTAATTCTATTAGGAATAATTCATTTGAATTTACCAATTATGACGTGCATTTAGTAGAGCTTTTGGCTAAAGGATGGCGTCAACAAGAAATAGAAGATCATTTTAAAAGCAACCATATAAAGCCTGATAGCAGAAGTTCTATAGAAAAACGTTTGAGTGAATTGCGTGAAAATTTAGATGCCAAAAACAATATAGAAATGGTAGTGATTTGCAAAGATTTAGGGATTATTTAG
- a CDS encoding FtsL-like putative cell division protein: MAKRVTYNKKPKKLTFMDIMKGNFLNRDEVKVHYKYFLLIFSLLMIMIYSNHLVNKKIETVNQLKEQAEEYKSRNAYAQSRLIKVRMESELSKEMEEDSLMSLENHPHKLLIKVDSLENGNE; this comes from the coding sequence GTGGCAAAAAGAGTAACATATAATAAAAAACCGAAGAAACTTACTTTCATGGATATCATGAAGGGGAATTTCTTAAACCGTGATGAAGTAAAAGTTCATTACAAATATTTTTTACTCATTTTTTCCTTGTTAATGATTATGATTTATAGCAATCACTTGGTCAACAAAAAAATAGAAACCGTAAATCAACTTAAAGAACAGGCAGAAGAATATAAATCTAGAAATGCTTACGCACAGAGTAGATTGATTAAAGTAAGAATGGAAAGTGAGCTAAGCAAAGAAATGGAAGAAGATTCTCTGATGTCTTTAGAAAACCATCCACATAAACTTTTAATAAAAGTAGACAGTTTAGAAAATGGCAATGAATAG
- a CDS encoding tetratricopeptide repeat protein: MKKLIPFLILTIILSCTKKNSESDSSKNKIYLKASDYRDAGEKDSAYVYYALAKSEFLRKNDSLFAAKCLINMAIIQTDQGDHFGGIETSLEAEKMLKKNDSITKQLKSSNYNNLALASAKQENYKNAEKYYDLALQNSSEQESQYIYYNNIANNYLDLKNFAKAKEFYNKALKTKDSLSYARTLNNLGRCLLIENKNINVLNYFLQSLKIRESKEDYWGLNSSYATLSDYYKEKDPQKALFYAGKMYTIAQKIKSPDDRLEALEKLIFLEKSDHSKKYFSEYQKLNDSLQTSRAKAKNQFALIRYETEKAKTENIENENHIFRQKVAITFLIIGLITGLFWYMRRKKRLEQEKEIEIKNTQIKYSKKIHDVVANGLYQTMIEVENQDKLDKEKLLNKLEKMYEESRDIAHEELYEKAEKDFSVKLFEMISSYSSPQQKVLVIGNEQNIWQNISKNAQSEIFYSIRELMINMKKHSQATLVSVKFEKSENILKIKYSDNGLGMDNIENKKISGIKNTENRIESIGGDINFEKNINKGLLVNISIPIL; this comes from the coding sequence TTGAAAAAACTAATTCCATTTTTAATTTTAACCATTATACTTTCGTGCACCAAAAAAAATTCAGAATCAGACTCATCTAAAAATAAAATTTATTTAAAAGCCTCAGACTATAGAGATGCTGGTGAAAAAGATTCTGCATATGTTTATTATGCCCTTGCTAAAAGTGAGTTTTTGAGAAAAAACGACTCGCTTTTTGCTGCAAAATGTTTAATAAACATGGCCATTATCCAAACAGATCAAGGAGATCATTTTGGTGGAATAGAAACTTCCCTAGAAGCCGAAAAAATGCTGAAAAAAAATGACAGCATTACCAAACAGCTTAAATCATCTAATTATAATAACTTGGCTTTGGCTAGCGCAAAACAAGAAAACTATAAAAACGCTGAAAAATATTATGATTTAGCCCTTCAAAATTCCTCCGAGCAAGAATCTCAATACATCTATTATAACAATATTGCGAATAACTATTTGGATTTAAAGAACTTCGCAAAGGCAAAAGAATTTTACAACAAAGCTTTAAAAACAAAAGATAGTCTTTCTTACGCTAGAACGCTCAATAATCTTGGCAGGTGTTTGCTCATCGAAAATAAAAACATTAATGTCTTAAACTATTTTTTACAATCACTTAAAATCAGAGAATCTAAAGAAGATTACTGGGGGCTGAATTCTAGCTATGCCACTCTTTCTGATTATTACAAAGAAAAAGACCCTCAAAAAGCACTTTTCTACGCAGGAAAAATGTATACAATTGCTCAAAAAATAAAAAGTCCTGATGATAGATTAGAAGCTCTAGAAAAATTAATTTTCCTAGAAAAGTCAGACCATTCAAAAAAATATTTTTCGGAATATCAAAAACTCAATGACAGCCTGCAAACCTCAAGAGCAAAAGCTAAAAACCAATTTGCACTGATTCGCTACGAAACCGAAAAAGCCAAAACCGAAAATATAGAAAACGAGAATCACATCTTTAGACAAAAAGTAGCGATTACATTTCTTATTATAGGTTTAATTACAGGATTATTTTGGTACATGAGAAGGAAAAAAAGATTAGAACAAGAAAAAGAAATTGAAATAAAAAACACGCAGATAAAATATTCTAAAAAAATACATGATGTAGTAGCCAATGGACTTTACCAAACCATGATTGAAGTAGAGAATCAAGATAAACTAGACAAAGAAAAGCTACTCAACAAATTAGAAAAAATGTATGAAGAGTCCAGAGATATTGCACATGAAGAACTCTACGAAAAAGCAGAGAAAGATTTTTCGGTAAAACTTTTTGAAATGATTTCTTCTTATTCTTCACCACAGCAAAAAGTTCTAGTTATAGGAAATGAGCAAAATATTTGGCAGAATATTTCTAAGAATGCACAATCAGAGATTTTTTATTCAATCAGAGAGCTTATGATTAACATGAAAAAACACAGTCAAGCTACCCTAGTTTCCGTTAAATTTGAAAAATCTGAAAATATTTTGAAAATAAAATACAGTGACAATGGCCTTGGAATGGACAATATAGAAAACAAAAAAATTTCCGGGATTAAAAATACGGAAAACCGTATTGAATCCATTGGCGGAGATATTAACTTTGAGAAAAATATAAATAAAGGATTACTGGTAAATATTTCTATTCCAATACTTTAA
- a CDS encoding penicillin-binding transpeptidase domain-containing protein: MAMNSNEYDIKRGRALKWGYLFAGVAFIVFVMFLTRIIFLQNTNVEEFEDNYISKNYREATLKAARGNLFASDGSILATTVMRYDAYIDFKTIKDSVYDNNIGALTDSLSQMFGKPRVHYRKIFDEQKKKKNQYFSLVRGLDFDQYDRIKKFPIFSKKDKKTGKFKKNRCLIIDRKFRRELATAQIGAGTIGMDNEIGKSGLEGAFSKYLSGTDGKRLEQRINSSQWKPIDYWKVQDPIDGQDVYTTIDLRIQDIAHSALEKQLLHYEADHGSVLVMEAATGKVRAMVNLRRNEEGNYIDAYNYALKDATEPGSTFKTVSLLAAMDDGFIDENTKINIGGISWTYYSQRITDSHAGGTYDISDILAQSSNIGAAKIITQHYADKPDVFLKHLKRWKLFEKLEIELPGVTKPSIVTPENKRWNKATLASLGYGYSVSLNLLQLTTFYNGIANKGKMVKPLFIEKIMKDGKVSYQAEPQVLVDKMASTEAINLMTAMLTKAVEKGTAKSIFTPNIKLAGKTGTARFEYWKPGPTKYQASFAGFFPADNPKYTCIVMVNQPNTSKGYYGSVVSAPVFKEIAGKVFLKTPLNVEKELLVDKKVNLNKMLEPNVKVNVKNGVLPNLKGLMGKNIIPQLENQGYRVDYKGVGKIKNQFPMAGTVINKNQRIYLELQN; this comes from the coding sequence ATGGCAATGAATAGTAATGAATATGATATCAAACGCGGCAGAGCGTTAAAATGGGGTTACCTTTTTGCAGGGGTAGCTTTCATCGTATTTGTTATGTTTCTGACAAGAATTATTTTTTTACAAAATACCAATGTAGAAGAATTTGAAGACAATTATATCAGTAAGAATTACAGAGAAGCCACTTTAAAAGCTGCTCGTGGAAACCTTTTTGCGTCAGATGGTTCTATTTTAGCAACCACTGTAATGAGATACGATGCATATATCGATTTTAAAACCATCAAGGATTCTGTTTACGATAATAATATTGGCGCATTAACTGATTCTTTGAGCCAAATGTTTGGTAAACCAAGGGTTCATTACAGAAAAATCTTTGACGAACAAAAAAAGAAAAAAAATCAATATTTTTCTTTGGTAAGAGGTTTAGACTTCGACCAATATGACAGAATTAAAAAATTCCCGATTTTCAGTAAAAAAGATAAAAAAACAGGGAAATTTAAGAAAAACAGATGTTTAATTATCGATAGAAAATTCCGCAGAGAACTGGCAACTGCTCAAATTGGTGCAGGAACAATAGGAATGGATAACGAGATTGGAAAATCTGGACTTGAAGGCGCTTTTTCTAAATATCTTTCCGGAACAGACGGAAAAAGATTAGAGCAAAGAATCAATTCATCTCAGTGGAAACCAATTGATTATTGGAAAGTACAAGATCCTATAGACGGTCAAGATGTTTACACCACAATAGATTTAAGAATTCAAGATATTGCCCATTCTGCTCTAGAAAAACAATTGTTACACTATGAAGCAGATCATGGTTCAGTTCTCGTAATGGAAGCTGCCACTGGCAAAGTAAGAGCCATGGTAAACCTTAGAAGAAATGAAGAGGGAAATTATATAGACGCTTACAATTACGCGCTGAAAGATGCTACAGAACCAGGTTCTACATTTAAGACGGTTTCGCTTTTGGCTGCAATGGACGATGGTTTCATAGATGAAAATACCAAAATCAACATTGGTGGAATTTCTTGGACTTATTATAGTCAGAGAATTACAGATTCTCACGCAGGTGGAACGTATGACATCAGTGATATTTTAGCACAATCAAGTAACATTGGTGCGGCAAAAATCATCACCCAGCATTATGCAGATAAACCAGATGTTTTCTTAAAACATTTGAAGAGATGGAAACTTTTTGAAAAATTAGAAATCGAACTTCCAGGTGTTACCAAACCTTCAATTGTAACACCAGAAAATAAAAGATGGAACAAGGCAACATTGGCTTCTCTAGGATATGGTTATAGCGTGAGCCTCAATTTATTACAGCTTACCACTTTCTATAACGGAATTGCCAATAAAGGAAAAATGGTGAAACCGCTTTTCATAGAAAAAATCATGAAAGACGGTAAGGTTTCTTATCAAGCAGAACCTCAGGTTTTAGTAGATAAAATGGCTTCTACTGAGGCTATTAATCTAATGACTGCGATGCTTACCAAAGCGGTAGAAAAAGGAACAGCAAAAAGTATTTTCACTCCAAACATCAAATTGGCAGGAAAAACTGGAACCGCAAGGTTTGAATATTGGAAACCAGGACCAACAAAATATCAGGCGAGTTTTGCAGGGTTTTTTCCAGCTGATAATCCTAAATATACTTGTATAGTAATGGTAAACCAACCAAACACTTCAAAAGGATATTATGGATCCGTGGTTTCGGCGCCAGTTTTTAAAGAAATTGCAGGAAAAGTGTTCCTTAAAACACCGCTGAATGTAGAAAAAGAGCTTTTAGTAGATAAAAAGGTGAACCTTAATAAAATGCTAGAACCCAATGTAAAGGTAAATGTGAAAAACGGAGTTCTGCCTAATCTAAAAGGTTTAATGGGGAAAAACATTATTCCTCAATTAGAAAACCAAGGATACCGAGTTGATTATAAAGGTGTTGGGAAAATAAAAAATCAGTTCCCAATGGCTGGAACTGTCATTAATAAAAACCAAAGAATTTATTTGGAATTACAGAATTAA
- the yihA gene encoding ribosome biogenesis GTP-binding protein YihA/YsxC — protein MIVKTVNFVKSSGKWQECPEPTIPEYAFIGRSNVGKSSLINAIMNHKDLAKTSQTPGKTQLINHFLVNENWYLTDLPGYGYAKVSKSLRKDFEKLITNYILNRKNLVNLFVLVDIRHTPQKIDLEFMEWCGENGVPFSIVFTKQDKLKPGAADRNVEVYKTKLLETWEDLPDIYITSAEKKMGGDEILKFIEKTNVYLVKNKVKFS, from the coding sequence ATGATAGTAAAGACTGTAAACTTTGTAAAATCTAGTGGGAAATGGCAAGAGTGCCCAGAACCTACGATTCCTGAATATGCTTTTATCGGGAGAAGTAACGTGGGGAAATCTTCGTTAATCAATGCCATTATGAATCATAAAGATTTGGCAAAAACCTCTCAAACTCCTGGGAAAACACAGCTGATTAACCATTTTTTGGTAAATGAAAATTGGTATCTTACCGATTTACCTGGCTATGGTTATGCTAAAGTTTCTAAAAGTTTGAGAAAAGATTTTGAAAAACTCATCACCAATTATATTCTGAATAGAAAAAATTTGGTAAACCTTTTTGTTTTAGTTGATATAAGACATACTCCCCAAAAAATAGATTTAGAATTTATGGAATGGTGCGGAGAAAATGGCGTGCCGTTTTCTATTGTTTTCACGAAACAAGATAAGCTAAAACCTGGAGCTGCCGACAGAAATGTAGAAGTATATAAAACCAAACTTCTAGAAACTTGGGAAGATTTACCTGATATTTATATTACTTCTGCCGAAAAGAAAATGGGTGGTGATGAAATTCTGAAATTCATCGAAAAAACTAATGTTTATTTGGTTAAAAATAAAGTGAAGTTCTCCTAA
- the mraZ gene encoding division/cell wall cluster transcriptional repressor MraZ yields MIHFYETYECKIDDKGRIKLPSSLVKLLQSSEDKNFVIKRAVFQNCLEVYPMQPWEKLMKKINGLNRFVKKNADFIRMFTAGVKNVELDSSERILIPKDLKQFANLHKEIVISGAGELFEIWDKEAYEKVIATNEVDFGKLTEEVMGEINFDEE; encoded by the coding sequence ATGATTCATTTCTACGAAACATATGAATGCAAGATTGATGACAAAGGCAGAATAAAGCTTCCTTCGTCATTAGTAAAACTATTGCAAAGTTCTGAAGATAAGAACTTTGTAATTAAGCGTGCTGTGTTTCAGAATTGCTTAGAAGTTTACCCGATGCAGCCTTGGGAAAAACTGATGAAAAAGATAAACGGACTGAACCGTTTCGTGAAAAAGAATGCAGATTTCATCAGAATGTTTACCGCCGGTGTAAAAAACGTAGAGCTAGATTCTTCTGAGAGAATTCTTATTCCAAAAGATTTAAAACAATTTGCCAACCTTCATAAAGAAATCGTGATTTCTGGGGCGGGTGAACTGTTTGAAATTTGGGATAAAGAAGCGTATGAAAAAGTAATTGCTACCAACGAAGTTGATTTCGGGAAACTAACCGAAGAGGTGATGGGCGAAATCAATTTTGACGAAGAATAA
- the rsmH gene encoding 16S rRNA (cytosine(1402)-N(4))-methyltransferase RsmH, protein MYHNPVLLKESIDALITNPDGVYVDVTFGGGGHSREILKRLSSKGKLYSFDQDLDALNNSIDDERFTLINQNFRFLENSLLMYGVTEVDGILGDLGVSSHQFDAAERGFSTRSDAPLDMRMNVMQHLDAKKIVNEYEEEHLADIFYYYGEIREARKLAREIVHARKSKEIVTTQDLKNVFSYIPQFKQNKFFAQLFQAIRIEVNQELEVLKEMLLQSYKILKKEGRLVVISYHSLEDRLVKRFLKNGMFEGEPERDIYGNYAKAFELLKSKAIIPTEEEIEENSRARSAKMRVGIKL, encoded by the coding sequence ATGTATCACAATCCTGTATTATTAAAGGAAAGTATAGACGCTCTCATCACTAATCCTGATGGAGTTTACGTAGATGTAACTTTCGGAGGAGGCGGGCATTCTCGTGAAATATTAAAAAGACTTTCCAGCAAAGGAAAATTATACAGCTTCGATCAAGATTTAGACGCACTCAACAATTCAATTGATGATGAGAGATTTACATTAATCAATCAGAATTTTAGATTTTTAGAAAACTCACTATTGATGTACGGAGTTACCGAAGTAGACGGAATTTTAGGAGATTTAGGCGTTTCTTCTCATCAATTTGATGCTGCAGAACGTGGTTTTTCTACCAGAAGTGATGCGCCTCTAGACATGAGAATGAACGTGATGCAACATCTAGATGCCAAAAAAATAGTAAATGAATATGAAGAAGAACATTTGGCAGATATTTTCTACTACTATGGTGAAATAAGAGAAGCCAGAAAACTGGCGAGAGAAATTGTACACGCTAGAAAATCAAAGGAAATTGTAACGACTCAAGATTTAAAAAATGTGTTCAGTTATATTCCACAATTTAAGCAAAATAAATTTTTTGCACAGTTATTCCAAGCGATTAGAATAGAGGTAAACCAAGAGCTAGAAGTTTTAAAAGAAATGTTGCTACAATCTTATAAAATCTTGAAAAAAGAAGGAAGATTAGTGGTGATTTCTTATCATTCCTTAGAAGACAGACTGGTAAAGCGCTTTCTAAAAAACGGAATGTTCGAAGGCGAACCAGAACGCGATATTTATGGAAATTATGCTAAAGCTTTTGAATTGTTAAAAAGCAAAGCCATCATTCCAACAGAAGAAGAAATAGAAGAAAATTCTAGAGCAAGAAGCGCTAAAATGCGAGTAGGAATTAAATTATAA